In the genome of Pseudarthrobacter sp. IC2-21, one region contains:
- a CDS encoding Na(+)/H(+) antiporter subunit C: protein MSVNLTLLMVMGALYACGIYLILERSLTRVLLGLMLLTNATNLLILTTGGYAGLAPFFNKDTGANEYADPLPQALILTSIVISFAVTAFMLGIIYRTWVLARQDEIQDDVEDRRVAATPRFDAEDDAEIPAETSEFPLTMLGSDGSGVSDYADQSDPEESGESVVAGARTIPAVDAAAEEQPGSRNVTPGPEGGVK from the coding sequence ATGAGTGTCAACCTGACCCTGCTGATGGTGATGGGTGCCCTGTATGCGTGCGGGATCTACCTGATCCTGGAACGCAGCCTCACCCGGGTGCTTCTGGGGCTGATGCTCCTGACCAACGCCACGAACCTGCTGATCCTCACCACGGGCGGCTATGCCGGCCTGGCTCCGTTCTTCAACAAGGACACCGGTGCCAACGAGTACGCGGACCCGCTGCCGCAGGCACTCATCCTCACGTCGATCGTGATCTCCTTCGCCGTCACCGCGTTTATGCTCGGCATCATTTACCGCACCTGGGTCCTGGCGCGCCAGGATGAGATCCAGGACGACGTCGAGGACCGCCGCGTGGCCGCGACGCCCAGGTTCGATGCCGAGGACGACGCCGAGATCCCGGCCGAGACGTCCGAGTTTCCGCTGACGATGCTTGGCAGCGACGGCAGCGGCGTTTCGGACTATGCGGATCAATCAGACCCTGAAGAGTCCGGGGAGTCGGTGGTGGCCGGCGCCCGGACGATTCCCGCGGTGGATGCCGCGGCCGAAGAGCAACCCGGTTCCCGAAACGTAACCCCCGGCCCCGAAGGAGGTGTGAAGTGA
- a CDS encoding cation:proton antiporter — MDPLALTLIELGAVVFCLGLLARLAGRIGMSPIPLYLVGGLAFGAGGVVKLDGMHEFAHLSGEIGVILLLLMLGLEYTAAELFTGLRRSWQAGVLDLVLNFVPGAGLAFLLGWGPVGAMVMGGVTYISSSGIAAKVITDLGRLGNRETPVVLSILVFEDLAMAVYLPILTATLAGVSFLGGLTTVGISLAVVTLVLMVALRHGHHVSKAVHSENSEVFLLNLLGAALLVAGVASAMQVSAAVGAFMLGIAISGATAHSATRILEPLRDLFAAIFFVAFGLNTDPSTIPPVLGWALVLAVITALTKMITGIWAAKRAGVGRPGRFRAGAALIARGEFSIVIAGLAVASGVVPRDLAALATAYVLLMAIIGPLAARYVEPVVKALGRAAGEPGGRPAHSTP, encoded by the coding sequence ATGGACCCGCTGGCCCTGACCCTCATTGAACTGGGGGCCGTTGTGTTCTGCCTTGGCCTGTTGGCCAGGCTGGCCGGACGGATCGGAATGTCACCAATCCCCCTCTATCTTGTGGGTGGGCTCGCCTTCGGGGCAGGCGGGGTGGTCAAGCTCGATGGTATGCACGAATTCGCACATCTTTCCGGCGAAATCGGGGTCATCCTGCTGTTGCTTATGCTCGGATTGGAATATACGGCTGCCGAGCTTTTCACCGGTCTGCGCAGGTCGTGGCAGGCCGGTGTTCTTGACCTGGTCCTGAATTTCGTACCGGGCGCGGGGTTGGCGTTCCTGCTCGGCTGGGGGCCGGTGGGCGCCATGGTGATGGGCGGCGTGACCTATATATCCTCCTCCGGAATCGCCGCGAAGGTGATCACCGACCTCGGCCGCCTCGGCAACCGGGAGACGCCGGTGGTGCTGTCCATCCTGGTCTTCGAGGACCTGGCCATGGCCGTGTACCTGCCTATTCTGACGGCCACCCTGGCGGGGGTGAGCTTCCTGGGCGGCCTGACCACGGTGGGCATCTCCCTGGCAGTGGTCACGCTGGTCCTGATGGTGGCCCTGCGCCATGGCCACCACGTGTCCAAGGCGGTGCACAGCGAAAACTCCGAAGTCTTCCTGCTCAACCTGCTCGGGGCTGCCCTCCTGGTGGCCGGCGTCGCATCGGCGATGCAGGTCTCCGCCGCGGTGGGCGCGTTTATGCTGGGCATTGCCATCTCCGGCGCCACAGCCCACAGCGCCACCCGGATCCTCGAACCGCTCCGGGACCTGTTTGCCGCCATTTTCTTTGTGGCGTTCGGCCTCAACACCGATCCCTCCACCATTCCCCCGGTCCTCGGCTGGGCGCTGGTGCTGGCCGTCATCACCGCCCTCACCAAGATGATCACGGGGATCTGGGCGGCCAAGCGGGCGGGCGTCGGCCGTCCGGGCCGGTTCCGGGCAGGCGCCGCACTGATCGCCCGTGGCGAATTCTCCATCGTGATCGCCGGCCTGGCCGTCGCCTCGGGTGTGGTTCCCCGCGACCTCGCCGCCCTGGCCACGGCCTACGTCCTCCTGATGGCCATCATTGGCCCCCTCGCCGCCCGTTACGTTGAGCCGGTGGTCAAGGCCCTGGGCCGAGCAGCCGGGGAGCCGGGCGGCCGGCCCGCGCACAGCACCCCTTAG
- a CDS encoding DUF4235 domain-containing protein, whose translation MNLFIKLLGTGISLAAGFVGTKVVNTVWEKSTGRKPPTGKHEDTPTSLRSALTFALISASVSTIIQVLANRGTQRAITRFAKTQDIV comes from the coding sequence ATGAACCTGTTCATCAAGCTGCTCGGCACCGGAATCAGCCTCGCCGCCGGGTTTGTCGGCACCAAGGTAGTCAACACCGTCTGGGAAAAGTCCACCGGCCGGAAGCCCCCCACCGGCAAGCACGAAGACACCCCAACGAGCCTTCGGTCCGCCCTGACCTTCGCGCTGATCTCGGCCTCGGTCAGCACCATCATCCAGGTCCTCGCCAACCGCGGCACGCAGCGGGCCATCACCCGGTTCGCGAAGACCCAGGACATCGTCTAA
- a CDS encoding Na+/H+ antiporter subunit D encodes MNITSFAPLAVLLPIFGAALAFLLFRHSRAQRAVSIGVLSLTLLLECALLASVWEGGTAAVNIGGWLPPWGITMVVDQFSSLMLVVSSAVSLAVLIYATGQGMADGDQDAPVSIFHPTFLILVAGVSNAFLSGDLFNLYVGFEILLTASYVLMTLGGTGPRIRAGVTYVVVSVVSSVLFLISIAMVYGATGTVNMADLAIKLADLDEGTQTLLHVMLLVAFGIKAAVFPLSFWLPDSYPTAPAPVTAVFAGLLTKVGVYAMVRTETLLFPGDSLNTPLMVVALLTMVVGILGALAQSDIKRLLSFTLVSHIGYMVFGLAMSSVAGLAAAVFYVAHHITIQTSLFLVTGLIERRGGSSSVDRLAGLAKLSPVLALLFFVPAMNLAGIPPFSGFLGKVGLIQAGIELGTPLAYALVIGGVVTSLLTLLAVARVWNRAFWRKPSDAEHPDPVLLAAREESATGRRAGRDSVTLLPRTMVGSTLGLVALGVSLTVFAGPLFKVADQAAQEMLERSSYIQAVLGEDTQVPPLALKAGGGE; translated from the coding sequence GTGAACATCACAAGCTTTGCCCCGCTTGCCGTCCTGCTTCCCATCTTTGGTGCCGCGCTGGCCTTCCTGCTGTTCCGGCATTCCCGGGCGCAGCGGGCGGTCAGCATCGGTGTGCTGTCCCTGACGCTGCTCCTGGAATGCGCCCTGCTCGCCTCTGTGTGGGAGGGCGGAACAGCCGCCGTGAACATCGGCGGCTGGCTGCCGCCCTGGGGCATCACCATGGTGGTGGATCAGTTCTCCTCGCTCATGCTGGTGGTGTCCTCCGCCGTCAGCCTGGCCGTCCTCATCTATGCCACCGGGCAGGGCATGGCCGACGGCGATCAGGACGCCCCCGTATCGATCTTCCACCCCACCTTCCTGATCCTCGTGGCCGGGGTGTCCAACGCGTTCCTGTCCGGGGACCTCTTCAACCTGTACGTCGGTTTTGAGATCCTCCTGACGGCAAGCTACGTCCTGATGACCCTGGGCGGGACGGGACCCCGGATCCGGGCAGGCGTCACCTATGTGGTGGTCTCCGTGGTGTCCTCCGTCCTGTTCCTGATCTCCATCGCCATGGTTTACGGCGCCACCGGCACGGTGAACATGGCAGACCTCGCCATCAAGCTCGCGGACCTGGACGAGGGAACACAGACGCTGCTGCATGTGATGCTCCTGGTGGCCTTCGGCATCAAGGCGGCCGTGTTCCCGCTGTCCTTCTGGCTTCCGGACTCCTATCCCACCGCGCCCGCCCCGGTCACCGCCGTGTTCGCCGGCCTGCTGACCAAAGTGGGCGTGTATGCGATGGTCCGCACCGAGACCCTGCTGTTTCCCGGCGACAGCCTGAACACTCCCTTAATGGTGGTGGCGCTCCTGACCATGGTGGTGGGAATCCTCGGCGCCCTCGCCCAAAGCGACATCAAACGTCTGTTGTCCTTCACGCTGGTGAGCCACATCGGCTACATGGTGTTCGGGCTGGCGATGTCCTCGGTGGCCGGGCTGGCCGCTGCCGTGTTCTACGTGGCCCACCACATCACCATCCAGACCAGCCTGTTCCTCGTCACGGGCCTCATTGAACGCCGGGGCGGCAGTTCCTCGGTGGACCGGCTGGCGGGGCTGGCCAAGCTTTCCCCCGTCTTGGCGCTCCTGTTCTTTGTGCCCGCCATGAACCTGGCCGGCATACCGCCGTTCTCCGGGTTCCTGGGCAAGGTGGGCCTGATCCAGGCCGGCATTGAACTGGGGACTCCGCTCGCCTACGCGCTGGTGATCGGCGGCGTGGTCACGAGCCTGCTGACGCTCCTCGCCGTGGCGCGAGTCTGGAACCGTGCGTTCTGGCGGAAGCCCTCGGACGCAGAGCACCCGGACCCCGTTCTCCTGGCGGCGCGCGAGGAATCAGCCACCGGCCGGCGGGCCGGCCGCGACAGCGTGACCCTGCTGCCCCGCACCATGGTGGGCTCAACCCTCGGGCTGGTGGCGCTGGGCGTATCCCTCACGGTCTTCGCCGGCCCGCTGTTCAAGGTGGCGGATCAGGCGGCCCAGGAGATGCTGGAAAGGTCCTCGTACATCCAGGCGGTGCTCGGTGAGGACACCCAGGTGCCGCCCCTGGCGCTGAAAGCGGGTGGGGGCGAATGA
- a CDS encoding MFS transporter — MNTASAPEATQPPSELASGPRATGKGRVLAWAAWDWGSAAFNAVMTTFVFTVYLTSSAFGDKDQSSAVLGTALAIAGLAIAVLAPVTGQRSDSGGRRKLWLGVNSAAVAVLTGLCFFVVPGPEFLLLGVSLIALANVFFEFAGVNYNAMLTQVSTPTNIGKVSGFGWGMGYLGGIVALLVVLQLFVQPSFDWFGASTEASLNIRLVAVFSALWFFIFALPVLFVVPELPRPARAKQLGFLASYGLLVRRIKAIYATSPHTIYFLLASAVFRDGLAAVFTFGGIIAAGTFGFELPQVIFFAIFGNVVAAVGAVIGGFLDDRVGPKAVIMGSLIGLLIAGAMILVLGNGNYVFFGTAWAGATTFWVFGLFLCLFVGPAQSSSRAYLARLAPTGETGELFGLYATTGRAVSFLAPALFTLCITVATPLVAPGEAQRWGILGIMVVLLAGLLVLLPVKPPSKAPIAQVPSS, encoded by the coding sequence ATGAACACCGCCAGCGCTCCTGAGGCCACCCAGCCGCCATCGGAACTCGCATCCGGACCCCGGGCCACCGGCAAGGGCCGCGTGCTGGCCTGGGCTGCCTGGGACTGGGGGTCGGCGGCGTTCAACGCGGTCATGACCACTTTCGTCTTCACGGTCTATCTCACCTCCAGCGCCTTCGGCGACAAGGACCAGTCCTCTGCCGTGCTGGGAACTGCGCTGGCCATCGCTGGCCTGGCAATCGCTGTCCTCGCTCCGGTGACAGGACAGCGCTCGGACAGCGGCGGGCGCCGCAAGCTGTGGCTGGGGGTCAACTCGGCCGCCGTCGCCGTTCTGACAGGGCTGTGTTTCTTCGTTGTCCCGGGCCCGGAATTCCTGCTGCTGGGGGTCTCCCTCATTGCCCTGGCGAATGTTTTCTTTGAGTTTGCGGGCGTCAACTACAACGCCATGCTCACCCAGGTGTCCACCCCCACGAACATCGGCAAGGTCAGCGGGTTCGGCTGGGGAATGGGTTATCTTGGCGGCATTGTGGCGCTGTTGGTGGTGCTGCAACTCTTTGTGCAGCCGAGCTTCGACTGGTTTGGCGCCTCCACGGAAGCCAGCCTGAACATCCGGCTTGTGGCGGTGTTCTCGGCGCTGTGGTTCTTCATCTTCGCCCTCCCGGTCCTGTTCGTCGTTCCGGAACTGCCCCGGCCGGCGCGGGCCAAACAGCTGGGCTTCCTGGCCTCTTACGGCCTGCTGGTCCGCCGGATCAAGGCGATCTACGCCACGAGCCCCCATACGATCTATTTCCTCCTCGCCAGCGCAGTCTTCCGCGACGGGCTCGCAGCAGTCTTCACGTTCGGCGGGATCATTGCGGCCGGCACCTTCGGCTTCGAGCTGCCCCAGGTCATTTTCTTTGCCATCTTCGGGAATGTGGTGGCAGCGGTTGGTGCCGTCATCGGCGGGTTCCTGGATGACCGGGTGGGCCCGAAAGCCGTCATCATGGGCTCCCTCATCGGACTGCTGATCGCCGGTGCCATGATCCTGGTCCTCGGCAACGGCAACTACGTGTTCTTCGGAACGGCCTGGGCCGGCGCCACGACGTTCTGGGTCTTCGGGTTGTTCCTCTGCCTCTTCGTAGGCCCGGCACAGTCATCCTCCAGGGCCTACCTGGCCCGGCTTGCACCCACCGGGGAGACCGGCGAGCTGTTCGGCCTGTATGCAACCACGGGCCGGGCCGTCAGTTTCCTGGCCCCCGCATTGTTCACGCTCTGCATCACTGTGGCCACTCCCCTGGTGGCGCCCGGCGAGGCCCAGCGCTGGGGAATCCTGGGCATCATGGTGGTCCTGCTCGCCGGCCTGCTGGTCCTGCTGCCGGTGAAACCGCCCAGCAAGGCACCCATTGCCCAGGTACCTTCCTCCTAG
- the mnhG gene encoding monovalent cation/H(+) antiporter subunit G: MNPEASLVDNVIDTVTAVFLVAGALMSLAAAVGLLRFPDLLSRMHAATKPQVLGLFLLLAAIGLQMRSWWVWPVLLVAWIFQLLTVPVSAHMVGRAGYRTKHMHRDLLSSDDLEAVVQKAAKSARDEES, from the coding sequence ATGAATCCTGAGGCGAGCCTGGTGGACAACGTGATCGACACCGTGACGGCGGTATTCCTGGTGGCGGGTGCCCTCATGTCCCTGGCGGCCGCCGTCGGGCTCCTCCGTTTCCCTGACCTGCTGAGCCGAATGCACGCGGCCACGAAACCGCAGGTGCTGGGACTGTTCCTGCTCCTGGCGGCCATCGGCCTGCAGATGCGGTCGTGGTGGGTGTGGCCGGTGCTGCTGGTGGCATGGATTTTCCAGCTGCTGACGGTGCCGGTGTCCGCGCACATGGTGGGCCGGGCCGGCTACCGCACCAAGCACATGCACCGGGATTTGCTCAGCTCCGATGACCTGGAGGCCGTGGTCCAGAAAGCGGCCAAGTCGGCCCGCGACGAAGAGTCCTGA
- a CDS encoding Na+/H+ antiporter subunit A, giving the protein MITVLAVQFTVAAVAPLLFRMWGRNAFYALAAVPAASFIWLLFQYGAVYSDSGAVAEVIPWIPGLKLELAFRLDPLAWVMSLLVLGVGALVLIYCARYFSEKDQDLGGFGAQLLAFAGAMFGLVVADDLLLLFIFWELTTILSYLLIGFARTRLAARRSALQALMVTTAGGLAMLVGLIMLGYSAGTYRISAIMAQAATLVTGPDSGIVATAVVLILVGAISKSALVPFHFWLPGAMAAPTPVSAYLHAAAMVKAGIYLVARLAPGFSETAYWQPVVLGLGLATMLVGGYRALRQTDIKLILAYGTVSQLGFLTMVVGLGTPDAALAGLAMLLAHGLFKATLFLVVGIIDHQAGTRDVRQLSGVFRSSRALGIVAGIGAASMAGVPLLAGFVAKESVLEAFVHHASGGDPWSTVVLAGIVLGSVLTFAYSARFMWGAFAVKSGVDPTPFKAVRPSFLAAPALLSLLTIVYGLWPTPVDAWIQPYAALFASTAADAGTPVEQAGHLALWHGLNPALGLTALTFVLGLAMHSGRKLVERAQSRVPGWIDGDRFYQLTIGALDDVAVWITGRTQRGSLYFYLSVILSMAFALPLTTMLVAGKPLPTNLYFSDPFSPLQPVVGAGIVIGALAAVKANRRFLAVLMVSVTGYGIALMFALQGAPDLALTQVLVETIILVAFVLAMRSLPAELRDRTGGRYRVVRVIIGAAFGITMVFAAIYAMGARVAAPVSLEFPRLAYEGGGGLNIVNVTLVDIRAWDTFGEISVLALAATGVASLIFVRGRGDRLRMSSTIAEGSVGRQSAADPGSREAASLALSRKFAASTRDAWIVAGRTLAPERRSIIFEVVTRLIFHSLIIFSLYLLLAGHNLPGGGFAGGLTAGLALAIRYLAGGRFELREATPVGAGTLLGIGLATAAASGVVPLLLGGQVFQSAIIELWLPVFGDIKFVTSTLFDIGVYIVVVGLVLDVLRSLGSEIDEHFDENEDEPAPDSLVEDVMAGAVSTDGHEAVSLSAETTVKGQG; this is encoded by the coding sequence GTGATCACAGTCCTTGCCGTGCAGTTTACGGTGGCTGCTGTGGCGCCCCTCCTGTTCAGGATGTGGGGCCGTAACGCGTTCTATGCATTGGCGGCCGTGCCTGCCGCGTCCTTCATCTGGCTGCTGTTCCAGTACGGCGCCGTCTACTCGGACTCCGGGGCCGTGGCAGAGGTCATTCCCTGGATCCCCGGGCTGAAGCTGGAGCTGGCCTTCCGGCTGGATCCGCTGGCCTGGGTGATGTCCCTGCTGGTCCTGGGTGTGGGCGCGCTGGTGCTGATCTACTGCGCCCGGTACTTCAGTGAGAAGGACCAGGATCTGGGTGGCTTCGGAGCGCAGTTGCTCGCCTTCGCGGGGGCCATGTTCGGCCTGGTGGTGGCGGATGACCTGCTCCTGCTGTTCATCTTCTGGGAACTGACCACCATCCTTTCCTACCTGCTGATCGGCTTTGCCCGCACCAGGCTGGCCGCCCGGCGCTCCGCCCTGCAGGCCCTGATGGTCACCACCGCCGGCGGCCTGGCCATGCTGGTGGGCCTGATCATGCTGGGCTACAGCGCCGGAACCTACCGCATTTCGGCGATTATGGCGCAGGCGGCCACGCTGGTGACCGGACCGGACAGCGGCATCGTCGCCACCGCCGTCGTACTCATCCTCGTGGGCGCCATCAGCAAATCCGCGCTGGTGCCCTTCCACTTCTGGCTGCCGGGCGCCATGGCGGCGCCCACGCCGGTCAGCGCCTATCTGCACGCCGCAGCCATGGTTAAGGCCGGCATCTACCTGGTGGCCAGGCTTGCGCCGGGTTTCTCGGAGACCGCCTACTGGCAGCCCGTTGTGCTGGGGCTGGGCCTGGCCACCATGCTGGTGGGCGGGTACCGGGCGTTGCGGCAGACCGACATTAAGCTGATCCTTGCGTACGGCACCGTCAGCCAGCTGGGTTTCCTGACCATGGTGGTGGGACTCGGGACGCCGGACGCCGCGCTCGCCGGCCTCGCCATGCTCCTGGCGCATGGCCTCTTCAAAGCCACCCTGTTCCTGGTGGTGGGCATCATCGACCACCAGGCCGGAACGCGTGATGTCCGCCAGCTGTCCGGCGTGTTCCGCTCGTCCCGGGCGCTGGGCATTGTGGCCGGCATCGGCGCCGCGTCGATGGCGGGCGTTCCGCTGCTGGCCGGCTTTGTCGCCAAGGAATCGGTCCTGGAGGCCTTCGTTCACCACGCCTCCGGGGGAGACCCCTGGAGCACCGTTGTGCTTGCGGGCATCGTCCTGGGCTCGGTCCTCACTTTCGCCTACAGCGCCCGATTCATGTGGGGGGCGTTCGCCGTCAAGTCCGGCGTGGATCCCACCCCGTTCAAGGCCGTCCGGCCCTCCTTCCTGGCGGCCCCCGCGCTCCTGAGCCTCCTCACCATTGTTTATGGCCTGTGGCCAACCCCGGTGGATGCCTGGATCCAGCCGTATGCGGCCCTCTTTGCGTCCACCGCGGCCGACGCCGGCACACCGGTTGAGCAGGCCGGGCACCTCGCGCTGTGGCACGGGCTGAATCCGGCGCTCGGACTGACGGCGCTGACGTTCGTCCTCGGCCTGGCCATGCACTCAGGCCGGAAGCTGGTGGAGCGGGCACAGTCCCGGGTACCCGGCTGGATCGACGGGGACCGGTTCTACCAGCTCACCATCGGCGCGCTGGATGATGTGGCCGTGTGGATCACCGGCCGCACCCAGCGTGGTTCGCTCTACTTTTATCTCTCCGTGATCCTCTCCATGGCGTTTGCGCTGCCGCTGACCACCATGCTTGTGGCCGGGAAACCCCTGCCGACGAACCTGTACTTCAGTGATCCGTTCTCCCCGCTCCAGCCCGTGGTGGGTGCCGGGATCGTGATCGGGGCCCTGGCCGCGGTCAAGGCCAACCGGCGGTTCCTCGCCGTGCTGATGGTGTCGGTGACCGGGTACGGGATTGCCCTGATGTTCGCGCTGCAGGGCGCGCCGGACCTGGCCCTGACCCAGGTGCTGGTGGAAACCATCATCCTGGTGGCGTTCGTCCTGGCCATGCGCAGCCTGCCAGCCGAGCTGCGAGACCGGACCGGCGGGAGATACCGGGTGGTCCGCGTGATTATCGGCGCCGCCTTCGGCATCACCATGGTTTTCGCCGCCATCTACGCGATGGGCGCCCGGGTGGCTGCCCCCGTGTCGCTGGAGTTTCCGAGGCTGGCGTACGAAGGCGGCGGCGGACTGAACATCGTCAACGTGACCCTGGTGGACATCAGGGCCTGGGATACGTTCGGCGAAATTTCCGTCCTCGCGCTCGCGGCCACCGGCGTCGCCAGCCTGATCTTTGTCCGCGGCCGGGGCGACCGGCTCAGAATGTCCTCCACCATCGCCGAGGGCAGCGTGGGACGGCAATCGGCAGCGGACCCGGGATCCCGCGAAGCCGCGTCGCTGGCCCTCAGCCGGAAGTTTGCCGCCTCCACACGGGACGCCTGGATCGTGGCCGGCCGGACCCTGGCCCCCGAGCGGCGCTCCATCATCTTCGAAGTGGTGACTCGGCTGATCTTCCACTCGCTGATCATCTTCTCGCTCTACCTCCTCCTGGCCGGGCACAACCTGCCCGGCGGTGGTTTCGCGGGCGGCCTCACGGCGGGACTCGCCCTCGCCATCCGCTACCTGGCCGGCGGGCGCTTCGAACTGCGGGAGGCCACCCCCGTAGGCGCCGGCACCCTGCTGGGCATCGGTCTTGCGACGGCGGCCGCCTCGGGTGTGGTGCCGCTCCTGCTGGGCGGTCAGGTGTTCCAGAGCGCCATCATCGAACTGTGGCTCCCCGTGTTTGGCGACATCAAGTTCGTCACGTCCACCCTGTTCGACATCGGCGTGTACATCGTGGTGGTGGGCCTGGTGCTGGACGTGCTCCGCAGCCTGGGCTCCGAGATCGACGAACATTTTGACGAAAACGAGGACGAACCGGCACCGGACTCCCTTGTTGAGGACGTGATGGCCGGTGCCGTTTCCACCGACGGGCACGAGGCCGTGAGCCTCTCCGCCGAAACCACAGTGAAGGGCCAAGGATGA
- a CDS encoding Na+/H+ antiporter subunit E: MSRRRLSLRQEIPLLVWLVIVWGALWQDFSPGNLLFGALLAVLVARMFYLPPVELSGRFNILHAVPFALRFIARVAAASIEVMYLAVVRGPKVINAVVAVPLRSHQDLIVTAVGHVISLIPGSLVVEVDRSTSTLYLHALNISNAEDVASLRKEVRSIEAGLIRIMGSREELEAVRQETPA, encoded by the coding sequence ATGAGCCGCCGCCGCCTTTCGCTGCGCCAGGAGATTCCCCTCCTGGTGTGGCTGGTGATCGTCTGGGGTGCGCTCTGGCAGGACTTCAGTCCCGGCAACCTGCTCTTCGGTGCCCTGCTGGCCGTGCTGGTGGCCCGGATGTTCTACCTGCCGCCGGTGGAGCTCAGCGGCAGGTTCAATATCCTGCACGCGGTTCCCTTCGCCCTGCGGTTCATCGCCCGGGTGGCGGCAGCGAGCATCGAGGTCATGTACCTGGCGGTGGTCCGCGGCCCCAAGGTGATCAACGCCGTCGTCGCCGTCCCGCTGCGGAGCCACCAGGACCTCATCGTCACCGCCGTGGGGCACGTGATTTCGCTGATCCCGGGTTCCCTGGTGGTGGAAGTGGACCGTTCAACGTCCACCCTTTACCTGCACGCGCTCAACATCAGCAACGCCGAGGACGTGGCCAGCCTGCGTAAGGAAGTCCGGTCCATTGAAGCCGGTCTGATCCGCATTATGGGCAGCAGGGAAGAACTCGAAGCAGTGCGGCAGGAGACCCCGGCATGA
- a CDS encoding monovalent cation/H+ antiporter complex subunit F, translating into MMQIVLAVTAVILSAAAAGAIIRIARGPSLLDRVLASDVLLAILGAALCIDMAVNRHLNNLMLLVALSVVGFIGSVTVARFVADRREQTHES; encoded by the coding sequence ATGATGCAAATTGTCCTGGCTGTCACGGCAGTCATTCTCTCGGCGGCCGCGGCCGGTGCCATCATCCGCATTGCGCGGGGCCCCTCGCTGCTGGACCGGGTGCTGGCCTCCGATGTGCTGCTGGCCATCCTCGGCGCGGCCCTGTGCATCGACATGGCCGTGAACCGGCACCTGAACAACTTGATGCTGCTCGTGGCATTGTCGGTGGTTGGCTTCATCGGCTCCGTGACAGTGGCACGCTTCGTGGCCGACCGGCGGGAGCAGACCCATGAATCCTGA
- a CDS encoding cation:proton antiporter regulatory subunit: MNVDETDLPGLGRRKDFMTASGRRIGVVELREGQTELIVSTWDDPDTCQASIPLTGDEAATLGNLLGGQHLAMKLAEEHRDVPGIVTRQFSIAPDSPFQNQPMGKACIRTRCGVSIVAIMREGEVLPSPGPDVVLHSGDLLVAVGTQEGLDSAADILRNG; this comes from the coding sequence ATGAACGTGGACGAAACGGACCTCCCCGGCCTGGGCCGGCGGAAGGATTTCATGACGGCATCCGGACGCCGCATCGGCGTCGTGGAGCTGCGGGAAGGCCAGACGGAACTTATCGTTTCCACCTGGGACGATCCCGACACCTGCCAGGCTTCTATTCCCCTGACCGGGGACGAGGCAGCCACCCTGGGCAACCTCCTGGGCGGGCAGCACCTGGCCATGAAGCTGGCCGAGGAACACCGGGATGTGCCCGGCATTGTGACCCGGCAGTTCTCCATTGCCCCGGATTCCCCGTTCCAGAACCAGCCCATGGGCAAGGCCTGCATCCGCACCCGCTGCGGCGTCTCGATCGTGGCGATCATGCGTGAAGGCGAGGTGCTCCCCTCGCCGGGACCCGACGTCGTCCTTCATTCCGGCGATTTGCTGGTGGCCGTGGGAACCCAAGAAGGCCTCGACTCGGCGGCCGATATTCTCCGCAACGGCTGA